One window of Chamaesiphon minutus PCC 6605 genomic DNA carries:
- a CDS encoding sensor histidine kinase, which yields MLSHTDSTYLCQLTAAQIQEILVLNGVSIQQYQPQLHQWLTIAQLPDLGQLTLRLEPEKAAEIDRRLHDREIVEFTAMTTVMNINICDRYVFIPLLVQARCTEDIYSQQLPPTSELWGRICLLGNLNSIWTAQDLSWVQALGQQLLTAINMLVEVSMTTSSIPITSSPLADLAELIEKISTLESRCQQKDDFINNIAHDLRAPLMNIKMAMRMLKTSLNNDPIVAEILVGHSAEKYLAILEQECDREVDLIDKTLELQRLELSSDKVELEVVDIATWLPTTIEPFIHRAHKHRQKLTVAPAQWLPTIMTNRSCLTKIAIELLNNACKYTDLDGQILVEIEANPQADWMAIVFKNQAEISAQHLPHIFEQFYRIPGSDRSQQGGSGLGLSLVQKLVAQLHGEIQLASTGGWTEFAVKLPVELRS from the coding sequence ATGCTCAGTCATACCGACTCAACTTATCTCTGTCAACTTACGGCTGCTCAAATTCAGGAAATTTTAGTTTTAAATGGGGTATCGATCCAACAATATCAACCCCAGCTACATCAATGGTTGACGATCGCCCAGTTGCCAGATCTCGGTCAATTAACATTGAGACTGGAACCAGAAAAAGCCGCAGAAATCGATCGACGATTGCACGATCGAGAGATTGTTGAATTTACCGCTATGACTACGGTAATGAATATCAATATTTGCGATCGATATGTATTTATTCCATTACTCGTACAGGCTAGATGTACGGAAGATATTTATTCCCAACAATTGCCACCAACTAGTGAATTATGGGGCAGAATTTGTTTGTTAGGCAATCTCAATAGTATCTGGACTGCTCAAGATTTGTCTTGGGTACAAGCATTGGGACAACAACTATTAACAGCGATAAATATGTTAGTAGAAGTCAGTATGACAACTAGCTCGATCCCCATTACTTCCTCTCCATTAGCAGATCTAGCTGAGTTAATCGAAAAGATTTCTACACTAGAATCGCGGTGCCAGCAGAAAGATGATTTTATCAATAATATTGCTCATGATTTACGTGCGCCGTTGATGAATATTAAAATGGCCATGCGAATGCTAAAGACTAGTCTTAATAACGATCCGATCGTGGCTGAAATATTGGTGGGACACAGTGCCGAAAAATATCTAGCAATCTTGGAGCAAGAATGCGATCGAGAAGTAGACTTGATCGACAAGACTTTAGAACTACAAAGATTAGAGCTATCGAGCGATAAAGTCGAACTCGAAGTAGTAGATATTGCTACTTGGTTGCCAACGACGATCGAACCTTTCATCCATCGCGCTCACAAACATCGGCAAAAATTGACTGTTGCTCCGGCGCAATGGCTGCCAACAATTATGACAAATCGATCTTGTCTGACCAAAATTGCGATCGAGCTATTAAATAATGCTTGTAAATATACCGATTTAGACGGTCAGATCTTAGTCGAGATCGAAGCCAATCCACAGGCAGACTGGATGGCGATCGTTTTTAAAAACCAGGCAGAAATATCCGCACAACATTTACCACACATCTTTGAACAATTTTATCGGATACCGGGTAGCGATCGATCGCAGCAAGGTGGTAGTGGATTGGGACTATCTTTAGTTCAAAAGTTAGTCGCTCAATTACATGGTGAAATTCAGCTTGCTAGTACCGGAGGCTGGACGGAGTTTGCGGTAAAGTTACCAGTCGAACTGAGGAGTTAA
- a CDS encoding HEAT repeat domain-containing protein has product MSEQSPAETALLTQQLESPDLRDRMVALASLRHVPADVALPLIKKVLNDESLQLRSMAVFALGVKVTPESYPILIDILANDPDYGIRADAAGALGYLEDVRAFEALVRAFYEDTDWLVRFSAAVSLGNLKDPRAFDLLMRALDSPEILLQQAAIAALGEIKAVSAVDRLVLFIDSENWMVRQRLAEALGQLPTPKSISALKYLTKDSHPHVSAAAIICLQRLEDKEDPK; this is encoded by the coding sequence ATGAGCGAGCAAAGTCCGGCAGAAACAGCATTACTGACACAACAGTTGGAGAGTCCAGATCTCCGAGACCGGATGGTGGCTTTGGCATCTTTGCGACACGTTCCTGCTGATGTGGCATTACCGTTAATTAAAAAAGTACTCAACGATGAAAGCTTACAACTGCGATCGATGGCAGTGTTTGCTTTAGGCGTCAAAGTCACACCAGAATCTTACCCGATTTTGATTGACATCCTTGCTAACGATCCAGATTATGGCATTCGCGCCGATGCCGCAGGTGCTCTCGGATACTTAGAAGATGTCCGCGCCTTTGAAGCACTTGTCAGGGCGTTTTATGAGGATACTGACTGGTTAGTGCGTTTTAGTGCGGCTGTATCGTTGGGCAATCTCAAAGATCCGCGTGCTTTCGACTTGCTCATGCGGGCATTGGATTCCCCAGAAATATTACTCCAACAAGCGGCCATTGCGGCATTAGGCGAGATTAAAGCTGTTTCGGCGGTCGATCGGTTAGTATTGTTTATTGACTCCGAAAACTGGATGGTACGCCAACGCTTGGCAGAAGCATTAGGACAATTACCCACCCCCAAAAGTATTTCTGCACTTAAATATCTTACCAAAGACAGCCACCCTCACGTATCGGCAGCAGCAATTATCTGTCTGCAACGCTTAGAAGATAAAGAGGATCCCAAGTAG
- a CDS encoding phycobiliprotein lyase encodes MDVREFFELSAGKWFSQKTSQHLTLKQSEHGKSDLIIEILPTDNPQAVQLCQQIGIDPGSIWGGIKYTWKGTISWDPQPQTAANQNGESIAIAVADSPAAKTGKLFYAPKLSSAGAAASTPRSVKYTLGEDEALTLVTQQENISIEERVWFESNNVRLRTTIVTQPSGDSLASFYSEIRMGGG; translated from the coding sequence ATGGATGTCCGCGAATTTTTTGAGTTGAGTGCTGGCAAATGGTTTTCGCAAAAAACCAGTCAACACCTAACTTTGAAACAGTCAGAACACGGTAAGTCCGATCTGATTATTGAAATTTTACCCACCGATAATCCACAAGCAGTTCAATTGTGCCAGCAAATAGGTATCGATCCTGGCTCGATTTGGGGTGGGATTAAATATACTTGGAAAGGTACGATTAGTTGGGACCCTCAGCCTCAAACTGCCGCTAATCAAAACGGTGAATCGATCGCGATCGCAGTAGCCGATTCGCCAGCAGCGAAGACTGGTAAGCTCTTTTACGCACCTAAATTATCATCTGCTGGTGCGGCTGCGTCAACGCCTCGATCGGTAAAATACACCCTCGGCGAAGATGAAGCACTCACTTTAGTGACACAGCAAGAAAATATCTCGATCGAAGAACGAGTTTGGTTTGAAAGCAACAATGTCAGACTGCGAACCACAATTGTCACTCAACCCAGCGGCGACTCCCTTGCGTCCTTCTATTCAGAAATTCGGATGGGAGGAGGTTAG
- a CDS encoding DUF3474 domain-containing protein yields the protein MQSNLIEPIVPDSSAFERERLPFTIQDVRAAIPKHCFEPSTWKSLSYFFRDVVIVAGLYAIAAKLDSWFFYPIFWFMQATMFWALFVIGHDCGHGSFSRYKWLNNLVGHISHSFILVPYHGWRISHRTHHKNTGNIETDESWYPVTEGKYDEMQWWEKFLRFDLTLLLAYPLYLFRRSPERPGGSHFHPASPLFRESEKWDVITSTIWCAVMVALVAAGTFTWGWLWLVKFYLVPYLGFVVWLDLVTFLHHTDDEIPWYRGKDWYFLKGAISTIDVDYGLINNIHHDIGTHVAHHIFLTIPHYHLLEATEAIKPVLGEYYRKSNRSIWAAFWDAKENCHYVSNTGSNIYYRSK from the coding sequence GTGCAATCTAATTTAATCGAGCCGATCGTTCCAGACTCATCTGCATTCGAGCGAGAAAGGCTCCCTTTCACCATCCAAGATGTTCGAGCGGCGATCCCCAAGCATTGTTTTGAGCCTTCTACCTGGAAATCTTTATCTTATTTTTTCCGCGATGTCGTTATCGTAGCTGGACTGTACGCCATTGCTGCCAAGTTAGATTCTTGGTTCTTCTATCCCATCTTCTGGTTCATGCAAGCGACGATGTTTTGGGCATTATTCGTCATCGGACATGACTGCGGTCATGGTTCGTTTTCTCGCTACAAGTGGCTCAACAACTTAGTCGGACACATATCTCATTCTTTTATTTTAGTGCCTTATCACGGTTGGCGGATCAGCCACCGGACGCATCACAAAAATACCGGAAACATCGAAACTGACGAAAGTTGGTATCCCGTGACGGAAGGCAAATACGACGAAATGCAGTGGTGGGAAAAATTCCTGCGTTTCGATCTAACTTTATTACTCGCTTATCCTTTATATCTATTCCGTCGTTCTCCCGAACGTCCCGGTGGTTCGCACTTCCACCCTGCTAGTCCCCTCTTTCGCGAATCCGAAAAGTGGGATGTGATTACTAGCACGATCTGGTGTGCGGTGATGGTAGCTTTAGTTGCTGCGGGTACATTTACCTGGGGTTGGCTATGGCTGGTGAAGTTCTACTTAGTTCCTTATCTGGGTTTTGTGGTTTGGTTGGATTTAGTTACTTTCCTGCATCACACTGACGATGAAATCCCTTGGTACCGTGGCAAAGATTGGTATTTCCTCAAAGGTGCAATTTCGACGATCGATGTCGATTATGGCCTGATTAACAATATTCACCATGATATCGGCACTCACGTCGCTCACCACATCTTCTTAACAATCCCTCACTACCACCTCCTAGAGGCAACAGAGGCGATTAAACCCGTATTAGGTGAGTACTATCGTAAATCCAATCGCTCCATCTGGGCAGCCTTCTGGGATGCTAAGGAGAATTGTCATTACGTCTCAAATACTGGCTCGAATATTTATTATCGATCGAAGTAG